In Bacteroidota bacterium, one DNA window encodes the following:
- a CDS encoding helix-turn-helix transcriptional regulator, with protein sequence MRNRGISNVALADEIGKSEATVRNYQMRNTVPPLDIALKIASFLDIPAENLLDEITEDQVSQPQTANA encoded by the coding sequence ATGCGAAACCGGGGAATCTCGAACGTGGCCCTTGCCGATGAGATCGGGAAAAGCGAAGCGACTGTCCGAAACTACCAGATGCGCAATACCGTGCCGCCGCTGGATATCGCGCTGAAGATCGCTAGCTTTCTCGATATTCCGGCCGAGAACCTACTTGACGAGATTACTGAAGATCAGGTCTCTCAACCACAAACCGCCAACGCCTGA
- the speA gene encoding biosynthetic arginine decarboxylase produces MTTESREWTVEDSIGTYNIDRWGLDYFSINDGGNVSISPLRERGATIDIMEVLRDASDRGLQFPMVVRFQDLLRDRVEWLNRSFNDAIAENKFGGRYYGVFPIKVNQLREVVEEIADAGQQFHYGLEAGSKPELFSALATHKDPESLIICNGYKDSAFIKTATIGRKLGKKIILIAEKLEEIKAILEISRENGVQPWIGVRIRLAAKSTGIWATSGGESAKFGLSTLDLMEAVEFLRAEGALDALRMVHFHIGSQIPDIQSIKKATREATRYYAKLRKIGFENLEYIDVGGGLGVDYDGSRTLFHSSTNYSLDEYAGDCIFNIKDVCDEEGVAHPNIVSESGRAIVAHHSVLVVQVFGAIEKTKADYDLSIRENDHKWIKQLAEVKEYIRTNPRVALHDALQIKEESQNAFELGILDLYTKARIETFYWAIVEEISDYYSNRSKEEEEDEPMPEEISELVPHLADQYLCNFSVFQSLLDHWALGQIFPIMPIHRLNEKPTMQGTLCDITCDSDGKISRFADIQDVRKTLPLHPLNANEPYYIAVFMTGAYQDIMGDLHNLFGRVNEAHVFLDPDEDSGFYIEETISGNTISQVLELTQYYTNDLVRSIKEQINDAIRNDRLKPNEGMRLLAEYEKGLTDHTYLTFSNGTTAVTEATTQRQRALV; encoded by the coding sequence ATGACCACTGAATCCCGTGAATGGACCGTTGAGGATTCCATCGGCACTTATAATATCGACCGTTGGGGGCTCGACTATTTCTCCATCAACGACGGCGGTAATGTTTCGATCTCTCCGCTGCGCGAACGCGGCGCTACGATCGATATCATGGAGGTATTGCGCGACGCAAGCGATCGTGGCCTCCAGTTCCCGATGGTCGTCCGGTTCCAGGACTTGCTGCGCGACCGTGTCGAATGGCTCAACCGGTCGTTCAACGACGCAATCGCCGAGAATAAATTCGGCGGTCGCTACTACGGTGTCTTCCCGATCAAGGTGAATCAGCTACGTGAAGTGGTTGAAGAAATTGCCGACGCCGGGCAGCAATTCCACTATGGCCTTGAGGCTGGCTCCAAACCGGAGCTCTTTTCCGCGCTTGCCACGCACAAGGATCCCGAGTCGCTGATCATCTGCAACGGATACAAGGATTCTGCATTCATCAAAACAGCGACCATCGGCCGCAAACTCGGCAAGAAAATCATTCTCATTGCAGAGAAGCTTGAAGAGATCAAGGCCATCCTTGAGATCAGCCGTGAAAATGGCGTTCAGCCGTGGATCGGTGTCAGAATTCGCCTTGCAGCGAAGAGTACCGGGATTTGGGCTACTTCCGGCGGCGAATCGGCAAAGTTCGGTCTTTCGACGCTCGACCTGATGGAAGCCGTCGAATTCCTGCGGGCCGAAGGAGCACTCGACGCGCTGCGAATGGTACATTTTCACATCGGCTCACAGATCCCCGATATCCAGTCGATCAAGAAAGCGACCCGCGAAGCAACGCGATACTATGCGAAGCTTCGGAAGATCGGTTTTGAAAATCTTGAATACATCGACGTCGGTGGCGGGCTTGGGGTAGACTACGACGGAAGCCGCACCCTTTTCCATTCGTCGACCAACTATTCGCTCGACGAATATGCGGGCGATTGTATATTTAACATCAAGGACGTCTGCGACGAAGAAGGTGTCGCACATCCGAATATCGTCTCGGAATCCGGTCGCGCCATCGTTGCCCATCATTCGGTACTCGTCGTACAGGTCTTCGGTGCAATCGAAAAGACGAAGGCCGATTACGACCTCTCGATCCGTGAGAATGACCATAAGTGGATCAAGCAGCTCGCAGAAGTAAAGGAGTACATCCGTACCAATCCGCGGGTCGCACTCCACGATGCGCTGCAGATCAAAGAGGAGTCGCAGAACGCGTTCGAGCTCGGCATTCTCGATCTCTATACCAAAGCCCGCATCGAGACATTTTATTGGGCTATCGTCGAAGAAATCTCGGACTATTATTCCAACCGCTCGAAAGAAGAGGAAGAAGACGAGCCGATGCCGGAAGAAATCTCCGAGCTCGTTCCGCATCTGGCAGATCAGTACCTCTGTAATTTTTCCGTGTTTCAGAGCTTGCTCGACCACTGGGCACTCGGACAGATCTTCCCGATCATGCCGATCCATCGCCTCAACGAGAAGCCGACGATGCAAGGTACACTCTGCGACATCACCTGCGACTCCGACGGCAAGATCAGCCGCTTTGCCGACATTCAAGACGTTCGCAAGACTCTGCCCCTGCACCCGCTCAATGCGAACGAACCGTATTATATCGCGGTGTTCATGACCGGTGCATACCAGGATATTATGGGCGATCTGCACAACCTCTTCGGACGTGTGAACGAGGCACATGTCTTCCTCGACCCCGACGAGGATTCGGGGTTTTATATCGAAGAGACAATCAGCGGGAATACGATTTCGCAGGTACTCGAGCTCACCCAGTACTATACGAACGACCTCGTTCGCAGCATCAAGGAACAGATCAACGATGCGATTCGCAACGATCGGTTAAAACCGAACGAAGGCATGCGCTTGCTCGCCGAATACGAGAAGGGACTTACTGACCACACCTATCTGACCTTCTCGAACGGTACGACCGCGGTAACCGAAGCGACTACGCAGCGGCAGCGAGCTCTCGTTTGA
- a CDS encoding SHOCT domain-containing protein gives MFRHIGAFELLIVIFFWVGPAILAGNIARKKGRSYWGFFLIALVLSWIGLIFAAIAAPAASTTIIQPIDHATSLAKLAELRDAGTLSDSEFELEKAKILNS, from the coding sequence ATGTTTAGACACATTGGAGCATTTGAATTATTAATAGTGATTTTCTTCTGGGTAGGCCCTGCTATTCTGGCAGGAAATATCGCTCGAAAGAAGGGTCGGAGCTATTGGGGATTTTTCTTGATCGCGCTGGTTCTTTCTTGGATAGGTCTGATATTCGCGGCAATCGCTGCGCCAGCCGCATCGACTACTATAATTCAGCCGATCGATCATGCAACATCACTCGCTAAATTGGCAGAACTCCGTGATGCCGGTACGCTGAGTGATAGTGAATTCGAACTAGAGAAGGCAAAGATTCTTAATTCATAA
- a CDS encoding ImmA/IrrE family metallo-endopeptidase, with protein sequence MKHWAPPPIELRPDQLTEAKRVATLLSNHSHGDIDLWVSMLGFAIERHPLLPPVNAIIIKQTIIIRKGMTRIEEIRAIAHEYAHHKFHPRAVQFRDLPSRTIAKNEGQAKAFAEEVLIYST encoded by the coding sequence ATGAAGCACTGGGCTCCCCCTCCTATCGAGCTTCGCCCCGATCAACTGACCGAAGCGAAGCGAGTCGCAACGCTATTGAGCAATCATTCACATGGGGATATCGATCTTTGGGTATCCATGCTTGGCTTTGCCATTGAACGACACCCACTACTTCCCCCGGTCAATGCTATTATCATCAAACAGACGATCATCATCCGCAAAGGCATGACGCGCATCGAGGAGATACGGGCGATTGCACATGAGTATGCCCATCACAAGTTTCATCCGAGGGCGGTGCAGTTTCGGGATCTACCGAGTCGCACGATCGCGAAGAACGAAGGACAGGCGAAGGCCTTCGCGGAAGAGGTGTTGATCTATTCGACGTGA
- a CDS encoding DUF1957 domain-containing protein: MPGSFTFVLHTHLPYVLHHGKWPFGSDWLSEAVAECYIPLLGELDRLHERGIRARISMDFSPILLEQLADPEFPDVYTEYCNERIRLAESDILLFKQSKEKQYIPLAEFWIEHYELSLRTFKSWYGGDLIEAFRRHIRSGTLDAMTCGATHGYLPLLLSDSNVRAQVRIASDTHEKHFGTRPRGIWLPECAYRPRYAWKPPTDTPGLARFETERAGIEEILAEQQLEYFVVEGALTKGGVPMPTYPEFSTTIHERFEHDSEARAFKLKQKELKSRSLSEMYAVKSTHRKLAGKSPIVFSRDRKTSEQVWSGDIGYPGDPNYLEFHKKHHNSGLRYWRVTDSKIDLADKLLYSPASVDERLHSHADHFVGLVKQTLDQHRKEHYTDGVVCSPFDTELFGHWWFEGPRFIGQVIELLENDPDIHLTNCADALDERTRPYETIALPEGSWGEGGGHYVWMNSDVKWTWDEIYRLEAAFLDALREYGYLDAPGKFLTKTMKQAARELLLLEASDWQFLITTASATEYSKKRFEKHAKRLGKLLQLVRRLLGGEEPSKKDKAYLKKVALDDRPFAEIDLAAWK; this comes from the coding sequence GTGCCCGGAAGCTTCACATTCGTTCTGCACACCCACCTACCCTACGTTCTGCACCATGGGAAATGGCCGTTCGGGTCGGACTGGCTCTCGGAAGCAGTCGCCGAATGCTATATTCCGCTCCTCGGCGAACTCGACCGCCTGCACGAACGAGGCATCCGAGCACGTATCTCGATGGATTTCTCGCCAATTCTTCTCGAGCAGCTTGCAGACCCTGAATTTCCAGACGTATACACCGAGTATTGTAACGAGCGAATACGGCTTGCTGAATCGGACATCCTTCTATTTAAACAGTCGAAGGAGAAACAGTATATTCCACTCGCCGAGTTTTGGATCGAGCATTATGAGCTCTCATTGCGTACCTTCAAAAGTTGGTATGGCGGTGACCTTATCGAGGCATTCCGACGTCACATCCGCTCCGGCACTCTCGATGCGATGACGTGCGGTGCCACGCATGGGTATTTGCCGCTGCTGCTTTCGGATTCCAACGTCCGGGCACAAGTACGAATTGCCTCCGATACGCACGAGAAGCATTTCGGTACGCGTCCGAGAGGCATTTGGCTTCCCGAATGTGCATACCGACCCCGCTATGCCTGGAAACCGCCGACAGACACGCCCGGACTTGCACGCTTCGAAACCGAACGTGCCGGGATCGAGGAAATTCTCGCAGAACAACAGCTAGAATATTTCGTCGTCGAGGGGGCGCTCACCAAAGGCGGCGTCCCGATGCCTACGTATCCTGAGTTCAGCACGACGATCCACGAGCGATTCGAGCATGACAGCGAAGCGCGTGCATTCAAACTCAAGCAGAAAGAGCTGAAGTCACGCTCGCTATCGGAAATGTATGCGGTAAAGTCAACCCATCGCAAACTCGCGGGAAAATCGCCCATAGTATTCTCGCGCGACCGAAAAACATCGGAGCAAGTATGGTCCGGCGATATCGGTTACCCTGGCGATCCGAACTATCTCGAATTTCATAAAAAACACCATAACTCCGGTCTCCGCTACTGGCGTGTCACCGACTCCAAAATCGATCTGGCAGATAAACTTCTCTATTCACCGGCATCGGTCGACGAGCGGCTGCACTCCCATGCCGATCATTTTGTCGGGTTGGTGAAGCAGACACTCGATCAGCACCGAAAGGAGCACTACACCGACGGTGTTGTCTGCTCCCCGTTCGATACCGAGCTCTTCGGTCATTGGTGGTTCGAGGGCCCTCGGTTTATCGGTCAAGTGATCGAGCTGCTCGAGAACGATCCTGACATTCACCTTACAAATTGTGCCGACGCACTCGACGAACGCACACGCCCGTATGAAACGATCGCGCTCCCCGAGGGGTCATGGGGTGAAGGAGGCGGACATTATGTCTGGATGAATTCCGATGTCAAATGGACGTGGGACGAGATATACCGATTGGAAGCAGCATTTCTCGATGCACTCCGCGAATATGGTTACCTCGATGCACCAGGGAAATTCTTGACGAAGACGATGAAGCAGGCCGCGCGCGAACTGCTACTGCTTGAGGCGAGCGACTGGCAATTTCTGATCACGACCGCCAGCGCCACAGAGTATTCAAAAAAGCGATTTGAAAAGCATGCTAAGCGGCTCGGAAAACTGCTTCAGCTTGTCCGGCGTCTGCTTGGGGGAGAAGAGCCGAGCAAGAAAGACAAGGCGTACCTCAAGAAGGTAGCTCTCGATGACCGGCCCTTTGCCGAGATAGACTTGGCTGCCTGGAAGTAA
- a CDS encoding PD-(D/E)XK nuclease-like domain-containing protein, producing the protein MSEILTLEQFREGVPGIYPSIPFPEYALHDAVNNSKLKEAAKSGAHLKVALNEEKPDTESLMIGRAVHTALLEPDLYARDYAIAPKCDRRTSDGKAIYNNFLADNFGKTVIDQATGVLCEQVRDSVMHHPIARKLMEAEGWCEQTFLAKDPLTDVLCKARTDKYMIYEDRFTIVDLKTTVDASPDGFPRQVAKYGYDMQGGFYTDIAANLQGVPHTEFIIIAVEKKAPFAVTVWRMSHEALAGGKTKYRAALKTYINCTTTGLYPGWAEDEMLDLSLPRWAEVEVTEEEELVNG; encoded by the coding sequence ATGTCAGAAATACTCACACTCGAACAATTCAGGGAAGGCGTACCGGGGATCTACCCGTCCATCCCATTCCCCGAATACGCACTGCACGATGCGGTCAATAACTCGAAGCTGAAAGAAGCGGCCAAGAGCGGGGCGCATCTGAAGGTCGCGCTCAACGAGGAGAAGCCGGATACCGAATCGCTGATGATCGGCCGGGCCGTTCACACCGCTCTCCTCGAGCCGGATCTCTACGCGAGAGACTATGCGATCGCACCCAAGTGTGATCGTCGTACCTCCGATGGCAAGGCGATCTATAACAACTTCCTGGCCGACAACTTCGGGAAGACGGTCATCGATCAGGCGACAGGCGTTCTCTGCGAACAGGTCCGCGATAGCGTCATGCATCACCCGATCGCCCGGAAGTTGATGGAAGCGGAAGGATGGTGCGAACAGACCTTCCTTGCAAAGGATCCGCTCACGGATGTGCTCTGCAAAGCCCGCACCGACAAGTACATGATCTACGAGGACCGGTTCACGATCGTGGATCTCAAGACCACCGTCGATGCAAGCCCGGACGGATTCCCACGCCAGGTAGCAAAGTACGGCTACGACATGCAGGGCGGCTTCTATACGGACATCGCTGCAAATCTTCAGGGTGTACCGCACACCGAGTTCATCATCATCGCCGTGGAGAAGAAGGCACCGTTCGCGGTGACTGTGTGGCGCATGAGTCATGAGGCGCTCGCCGGCGGCAAGACCAAGTACCGCGCCGCGCTCAAGACCTACATCAATTGTACCACAACGGGCCTCTATCCCGGATGGGCTGAGGACGAAATGCTCGATCTCTCCCTGCCGCGGTGGGCCGAGGTTGAGGTGACAGAAGAGGAGGAGCTCGTCAATGGATAA
- a CDS encoding T9SS type A sorting domain-containing protein, with amino-acid sequence MKTLATLLLLILASPSFAQITITYDQFVSAFVTGGGAARTSEQTATSLSAAPGLIALSGAAKTWDFTTTSYTSNTQAANSQIFAFPGSAPLANDADFSTSTHVIKQYPSTPGDPIMYIYFRLDQTGMYTLGVVSDSMGVVTKQFAYQNGGLQEYAFPLTYQTHWSSTVNGWAPQLPQGATITFTEDATCDGYGSLTTPTSIHGKTPILSKTNDCLRLAKTLTTKIDFMGFGTTVVTKRYDWYTTGGSSAEITLDRNDAPQSMVYNSIPGGTDAVDFNTEDPYEIQLGNNPAALSSSLNFQSPADMNARVSISDVMGRAISVPFNGMAHAGSNEVPINVGNLANGTYYVHVEAQGLNTTRKLIVSH; translated from the coding sequence ATGAAAACACTTGCTACACTTCTTTTGCTTATTCTTGCCTCGCCGTCGTTTGCGCAGATCACGATCACCTATGACCAGTTCGTCTCAGCGTTCGTCACTGGCGGAGGCGCAGCTCGTACCAGCGAGCAAACCGCAACGAGCCTCAGTGCCGCACCGGGACTGATTGCATTGAGTGGCGCTGCGAAGACCTGGGATTTCACCACCACGAGCTACACATCCAATACACAGGCTGCAAATTCACAAATCTTCGCATTTCCGGGAAGCGCTCCGCTTGCGAACGATGCCGATTTCTCGACATCGACGCACGTAATCAAACAGTACCCAAGCACTCCTGGCGATCCGATCATGTATATATATTTCCGGCTCGATCAAACCGGAATGTACACGCTCGGCGTGGTGTCTGATAGTATGGGCGTCGTGACCAAACAATTCGCGTATCAAAACGGTGGATTGCAAGAATATGCCTTCCCGTTGACCTACCAAACGCACTGGAGCAGCACCGTAAATGGCTGGGCACCGCAGTTGCCACAAGGCGCGACGATCACGTTCACTGAGGATGCTACCTGTGATGGGTACGGCTCGCTCACAACACCAACGTCTATTCATGGAAAGACCCCGATCTTGTCGAAAACGAATGACTGCCTGCGCTTGGCAAAAACGCTGACAACGAAGATCGATTTCATGGGCTTTGGGACGACTGTCGTCACAAAAAGGTACGATTGGTATACCACTGGGGGCAGCTCTGCCGAGATCACGTTAGACCGTAACGATGCCCCGCAGAGTATGGTCTATAATTCTATCCCAGGCGGAACGGATGCCGTCGATTTCAATACCGAGGATCCGTACGAAATCCAGTTGGGTAACAATCCGGCAGCACTGAGTTCGAGCCTGAACTTCCAGTCGCCGGCTGATATGAATGCACGAGTCTCGATTTCCGATGTAATGGGTCGTGCGATTTCGGTGCCATTTAACGGAATGGCTCATGCGGGATCGAACGAAGTCCCGATCAATGTCGGCAACCTGGCAAATGGCACGTACTATGTGCATGTTGAAGCTCAGGGGCTCAACACTACCCGCAAACTAATTGTATCGCACTAA
- a CDS encoding helix-turn-helix transcriptional regulator: protein MVDIGKRAKALREAAGLSRQDLEAKVSFSAKTLENVERGANTTIEVLIQLAAALGTTVAYLIGESDEPTPSRSAGSSKSGFSIEEIIAVADEVSSYPFFADIDYEQAMKMGMKEADIEDVIRKTYADVWKLMFRRRLEELQAK, encoded by the coding sequence ATGGTGGACATTGGAAAAAGAGCAAAGGCGCTGAGAGAAGCGGCCGGGCTAAGCCGGCAGGACCTCGAAGCAAAGGTATCCTTTTCGGCGAAAACGCTGGAGAACGTTGAGCGCGGCGCCAATACGACGATCGAGGTATTGATACAGCTCGCCGCGGCCCTAGGGACCACGGTAGCGTACCTTATAGGCGAATCGGACGAGCCCACCCCGTCCCGTTCAGCGGGCTCATCGAAGTCCGGCTTCAGTATCGAAGAGATCATTGCCGTAGCCGATGAGGTCAGCAGCTATCCGTTCTTCGCTGATATTGACTATGAACAGGCGATGAAGATGGGTATGAAGGAAGCGGACATCGAGGACGTGATCCGCAAGACGTATGCCGACGTGTGGAAATTGATGTTCAGGAGACGATTGGAGGAATTACAGGCCAAGTAA
- a CDS encoding cation-efflux pump: MSESSHHHHHATHQAEALQAAWVSIFVTIVLVAIKILAGVLSGSLAILSLASESALDMFAVLLSMFAVRVAYLPADEDHPYGHGKFDSLVSLFQSIALLGVSIWIFSEAYDRLSHPSLHPLEITLLTLSILIGSFVLDGWRSWKLHHTGKKAGSAALQTDALHFLVDGLSSLAVLAGILAYVVFGWASADNYAAIGVSLFVMYLSLRQGKEAIDALTDRLDRSKEYSALREAIEAVDGVLSTRKLRMRRSGPVTFIDGGIEINRVLPFASVQHILDACEDASADLVQGSEINFYPVPIKTRGESSFDTIKLIASEFGVLPHNIELARSDDEVLTLDLHLEFPPKSTFEDAHSLSERIEERIHAELPAIKQIVVHLEEERSDAELHFVRRLEAGERFSPEVIGPMIRNAFSSVRNVKDIELLRNETNGDLKLTSVIELDRGLSLFEAHQVSSEIERFIRHRYSDINRIVIHVEPAEVQK, translated from the coding sequence GTGAGCGAATCGTCACATCACCACCACCACGCCACTCATCAGGCCGAAGCGTTGCAAGCAGCGTGGGTGTCGATCTTTGTGACGATCGTTCTGGTGGCAATCAAGATATTGGCGGGCGTACTTTCGGGGTCGCTTGCGATCCTTTCGCTTGCGAGCGAATCGGCCCTGGATATGTTCGCGGTCCTGCTATCGATGTTCGCGGTTCGGGTTGCATATCTTCCTGCTGACGAGGATCATCCCTACGGACACGGCAAGTTCGACTCGCTTGTCTCGCTCTTCCAAAGCATCGCGCTCCTCGGAGTCTCGATCTGGATCTTCTCGGAGGCATACGATCGGTTGAGCCATCCGAGTCTTCATCCGCTTGAGATCACTCTACTGACACTCTCGATCCTGATCGGTTCGTTTGTCCTTGACGGCTGGCGATCGTGGAAGCTCCATCATACCGGGAAGAAGGCTGGGAGCGCCGCTCTACAAACCGATGCCCTGCATTTTCTTGTCGACGGACTCAGCAGCCTTGCCGTCCTTGCAGGTATCCTAGCCTATGTCGTCTTTGGATGGGCATCAGCCGATAACTATGCCGCTATTGGTGTGTCTTTGTTCGTGATGTACCTGAGTCTTCGGCAGGGCAAGGAAGCGATCGACGCACTTACTGACCGTCTCGATCGGAGTAAGGAATATTCCGCCTTGCGCGAGGCAATCGAAGCCGTAGATGGTGTGCTCTCGACCCGTAAACTTCGCATGCGTCGTTCAGGACCGGTGACGTTTATCGATGGCGGGATTGAAATTAATCGCGTACTCCCATTCGCTTCCGTCCAGCACATCTTGGATGCGTGTGAGGATGCAAGTGCCGATCTGGTGCAAGGGTCCGAGATCAACTTTTATCCGGTGCCGATCAAGACACGAGGAGAGTCGTCGTTCGATACGATTAAACTAATTGCAAGTGAGTTCGGGGTGTTACCCCATAATATCGAGCTTGCTCGCAGCGATGACGAAGTGCTGACCCTCGATCTGCATCTCGAATTCCCTCCGAAGAGCACCTTCGAGGACGCCCATTCGCTCAGTGAACGGATCGAAGAACGGATTCACGCCGAGCTGCCTGCGATTAAGCAGATTGTTGTGCATCTGGAAGAAGAGCGGTCCGATGCTGAATTGCATTTCGTCCGTCGTTTGGAGGCGGGGGAGAGATTCTCGCCGGAAGTGATCGGCCCGATGATCCGCAATGCGTTTTCATCGGTACGAAATGTCAAGGATATCGAACTACTTCGTAATGAGACCAACGGGGATCTGAAGTTGACGTCGGTTATTGAGCTTGACCGAGGGTTATCACTGTTCGAGGCACATCAAGTCTCAAGCGAGATCGAGCGGTTCATTCGGCACCGGTACTCTGATATTAATAGAATTGTGATTCACGTCGAGCCGGCTGAGGTTCAGAAATAA